The genomic region GATGATGCAGGTTTGACATGTAATCTTTAAACAATCACATACGGCACAAGCTGACTTAGTTTTAATAACTAAAGAGAATTAGTTGACAGATGGTCATTTCAAACTGAACGTCAAACATTCTTGATTAACTTGTTCGGTTAGAAGCCTCATATAGTTCGGATTTGATGGGAATCAACAGAACAGCAAACATTTCACTGAACCATGGGGCTGGTGTTAGATATTATGAGGCTGCTGAGCGTGATGAGTCGGtccccacatggaaagaacctatatgtggatatatgcgcatatatgaaacctatatgcagtgtatatgtacatatatgctgcatatatgcacatatatgataatatatatgctgcatatatactgcatatatgctatatatatgctgcatatatgcgcatatatactgcatatatgctatatatatgctgcatatatatactgcatatatgtgtatatatgccacatataggcaaaattgaggtgcatatatgtgcatatacaggaaatataggtctcctgtattgcttcttcatatccatatatatgccctatacatacaagatatgtcttctatatagctaatggcaggatctggtcattttgtagctcatatctcatttttgactgtcatacatgatgcctagctcatattttctattatcaaggcaaaaactaagaattaacgaaaaaaattatgcaagaacttatgtatgtgcgaatgtagcagttatgtatttagacaattattttgtgattccacttgccatgaccatatttggggtttcctgccgccatgctgacttggagtgttgacgcactttgctgcttcccagtctgcatgagacatcacagcggtaggtcgcacaaagtttttgcggtgattcaattaaggccatgtttcatgtaacagctgaattcacatgatatatttgtatgattgtaatccaaaacccctctgtgatgtacattcagatgtttcgttgattatttttctttacttaagttacttttaatatctctctttctcagcgttgtgcgttgctgccgcatgctgtttgtatgctgcacaagtcctcatatattgccatttgtgttatacagaataaagtgaggacctgatggcaagatttttcgcagtctgtctttgattacgacacaacgcagaaaacacaccgctacacgaacacgtgaaattggtcccacatggaaaaaacctaatataaacatatatgtttcaatataggtttgatataggtttttaatatatgtgacatatataaaattggccgttttcctatattatgtgtgcatatatgtacatatatgtacatataatataggaaaacggccaattttatatatgtcacatatatgtaaaacctatatcaaaacctatattgaaacatatatgtttatataggttttttccatgtgggaccccAGTTATACGAGGGGACATAGTGTGCATGTCACGCAAGGCTAAATATAGGTTAATTTCACTGACAGtgttttacacatatattcACAGCTGGTCACGTCTAAAGACAATCACACAGCATGGAGTGTAGCGTTTGAAAGGGAACACATTTCTAAACCAACAGACTGTCCTGTCGCTCAATGAGGCTGTAATAACTTTGTTTCTCAGCACATAAAGATAAGTACTTACTGTGATTTCAGACTGTGGTAATGTGGTTTCTCCGCTGAATGGATCTTCGTGTGTCGCTTCAGGTCGCTTTTTACAGTGAaagtctttccacactgatcacatgtgtgtggcttctctccagtgtgaatcctctcatgtcttttcagaGATGCTGAAAAACTGAATCTCtcgtcacagtgtgaacacttgtaaggtttttctccagtgtgaatcctctgGTGCTGTTTTAAATTGCAACCTGTAGTAAAAgttttctcacactcaaagcacatataATCTCTTACACCAGTATGAATTTTCTCATGGCTATATAAATGTGACAGCcgtgagaaactctttccacacacagaacatgaatgtggcttctccttcgtATGAACAGTCAGGTGTTTCTTCAGGTTTGATGAATGAAGAAATGTTTTGCTGCATTGATCACATGCGAACGGCTTcactccagtgtgaactctcatgtgagtCTTAAGATGTGTtgattgactgaaactcttttcacactgatcacatgtaaacAGCTTTTCTCCGGTGTGGATTTTCATGTGACTCTTAAGTTGTGTtgattgactgaaactcttcccacattgatcacatgcaaatggcttttctccagtgtggatcctcatgtgtatCTGAAGATAATGCTTGAGTGAGAATCTCTTGTCACACCATTCACAcatgaacggcttctctccggtgtggatcctcatgtgtccTTTAAGGCTTGATGATTTCGTGAAACctttcccacattgatcacacttaaatggcttttctccagtgtggattttcatgtgttgattaagatgtattttttgtttgaaacacgtcccgcactgatcacatgtgaacggtctctctcccgtatgaactctcatgtgattctcaagattttgtttggttgtgaaactctttccacactgagtacAGGTGAAAGATTTCTTggttcttcttttctttaaaaatgtctttttagtctttgagcgactcaaaggtttttctccaggtttgtcatgatgttcctcctccacttcactcagttcttcactctcctcctcctcttcaatCATATCTaaaaatggaagaaaaaaaagagaaaatcttCTCAATGTTTGATGTCCTTTTCATTacatcaaaataattcaaataaattaaagagagaaatatgaagtGAAAGGACATAAAAGTGAACCCTGACATAAAGCAGACAGCTGCTATAAAATATTACCAACACTTTAATGCTTatataaatgaattatatgtggcTGAAAGTTTCCATGAATGAGGTACACTGATCttccatttattatttttaaaacattatagacaaatctcacttttctaaTGTGATATTAACATTAAAAGATATGATACTTTCATATTTTGACACCAACTTTTAGATATGTAACCTGTGTAACCCTGTTAAACATGACATGATTTCCCTCATTTTAAGGAAAACTGTCATTTCTCATTTCTTAAATTGTGAcacccaggaagtgacatcgaGGACAAGAAACTAATCAACTTTATCAGTAACTACGAATCAGATTTTGCTTCAGTTATGCTTACAACCCTGTCAGATATTCTGGAAAGTTCATTTACTTGATACAGTTTGGTGTTTATGGTTTATTGATAAACAAAAATCCCATTTCTCTTCATCTAAATCTTGAATCTTTATAacatgaatgaagaataaacacaaacctctttgttcttcagtatcttcagtgtgtttcattctgcagggatCTGGATCACTCgtgttctcactgtcctctttaataaactcagtctttgcagatttcagctcttcctgatgctctgatgctcgtctgatgggaatattccagcatttattggagaactgatgtgggaggagcttcactgatgatgtgattGCTGTGGGAGGAGCTGATCTGCATACAAGTCAACTATATATAGTTGACTTGTGTTGacttggattaaaatatccaaaaaaccactaatagtgttatatattttgttgacttgtgcaCTCGctttatcccaaatgtttccaagacaCCTATcgatttctggttttattttatagaagccatggaaacaccaaagacgctttaatatattatgtgttttattagacaggtgagcaactgtttgaaaacattcatcgacagaaaattAATCATGTTAtgtagctcaacacagtaagaattattgtttaaatctcgttttctagATATACAGCGTGTGCCacgttttaccatgactaatatcgatctaacttactgcagtgtgcaacaagtgtctcagcCACCAAGGGAACGCAGGGTAGCATTAAAACAACTTTcaacatatattttattatgaggcataataaaagctccactgctctgcgctcatctctcattagcaatcgctcctcGTTCTACTCCAACATctttcagccacaccctgcttcatactacagtaatgttaataaatcattattcaTTAACTCATTCATAAATATGACTTCTGCCTGAATCCCAttggattcttttccaccagctgtagacgtgaagacaacacctcccataaTTTCATGAAAtcaaggcatcatcaagctatgctTTTGTTTGAATAAGTGGCCTCTAATGGTGacaattacatattgtgcctttaagtgtcaatttacagcagatctgaagacatcagcataataaatgaggtgaaaacaggaactattgacatgaaataaagagtctTTTCAGCAGctgatgatcctcagactatcaacactcattaAACAAGCCATTCAGGATCATCAGCtgatcatctcactttattcaGAGCGTTTGCTGTTAGAAACACATGTAGGACACGTCCCCCCCACATTTCAAAATCTAAGTTTTGCCCCCCTCACTATTTCccaatgtcagattttgttttgCATTGCCTGCCTATCTCTGCCGATTTCAGAGTCTCCAAATTAATCCATTCtgcaacttttaaatgcataattaaatttttaaaaacgaAATTATAGGCTTAAGTGCAGGTTCCGAGAGTTGGTCGTTTTGTCGCTatggttacacacacacacacacacacacgcaccgtAAATTGCGCTCTTTTATATGGCAAAAGTGGGAGACATAGAGCAAAATAAGTAGACtagcaccaattaagttttcgtgcactatattcaaagtcatctgaagccattccatagcttcatgTGAGGGACAGAAGAAATATACATCGATAAGTTCGCGGTCAGAAACTCGTCTTCCCTCCgctacagctgtcaatcattcagcATTTAAACAGCGCGTCGCGTTCGGTAACGACAGTCAGCACggtaaaactctccaatatgatatattcccattataatacttgatatgtagataaagagctgtggatttgcataaaatgacttAATCTTGCTGGAGTTGATTGCTGTTTCTGAACGATGTCATCATATTGGCTACAGGGTGTCTGTTAGATCGCACAACACAAGGACTATGAATTCGTGTCACaataactggaatttaaaaatgaaagaaacatatgattaataaactgttaGATACAGTCAGATGTACACCGGGATTCTCTTTGTACCATGAACTTTTCAATGCGCAGCACAACTGCGCGCTCTGACTCGATAttgcttcaagcacatcattctgcacccgGGATGCGCATTAGCggttttttgctgttgttttgaagcgtttcatattatcatggttttgcacactgaaagattattaatagcctattttgttctgtcgtatctaaagcttgttgccccattaaaaagctgcacaatacatttaaaataagcgtcttttaatgttacattaatataaatacatataattatttacatataaatctaatttcataatacaaatagtaattttaaacttttattaacatttggatttataaaattactgtgcaaagtttTTAGGCTAGAATattttttgctgctgaattatatactcgcctagtttacttatttatttattggtcagcttatgaatatatttttattcatttgttattttctcTATAATGAGATGttgtgtttagtgcattctggattggttaacaaatcaaagatacaggctcccactaataaattaattcaacaaaggtaacctcttttgctacatatttttaatggtttaaatgtgtactctacatgtttgaccacttatgaactatcatttagcctactatatgttgtgtacatgactaatgtgccctaccatcaccaataaataaattacttttagagcacaaaattgtttacaagagaacaaatttctttATTGATCTAGTCACGtaattttgctctcagaatacaccagatttatgcatttaaatttaaaaggtacaaaattttcctccggggggcatgcccccggacccccctagaggaaccgatgtccacccaccacagtctcacaaaatcctatgggaaacactgcaatCCGTTCCCAAAAGTCATTACAAATTAGCATTTAAGtgcttatattatatatatatatataaatccgGGGAATTTCCCCCGAACCCCCCTGGCATTTACTGTCCCCCCCAGGTTCAAAATCGCTCCTACGCCCCTGATTACAAatgttggactcgaaagtgttccttacaacttgtcaaataaacctaatccatggatattgacatacAGCCGTATTGACGTGACGAAGTCAAGCTTATATTCTAACTGTTATTGATGCACACGATTTTATATATAAGCTATATTGTGTTATATCGTGTCATGTGTTAGCTATGTTTGATACGAGGATTCGCCAGGGGTGTCGTTAGGATTCGCTAAACGAGCCAATAGCGTtttaagtagcctatttctGTATTACCTTGAGTCTTTTAAACATATAGTTTTGAAAGTTTGCCAAAATGTATGGtagcataataatattaattgtaaACTCCTGTGGTGAAGGCAGTAGTAAATTTTCCTAGTTTGCAGAAGCACTTCTAATCTGGGTAGACTTGAATTTCTATATGAAATATGTTTCAAAAATTGCACACATGCTagaaaacatgttaatgtactttatatatagtttatttattatcCAAATAGGCCACAGTGAATTACGCATGTGATAACTAATATAATATCTATAGCAATATTCTTTCATTCCCAAATAGGACTTTTGCCAATAAATATCCCTGTACACCAGAtaaagcagacacttttatttttcactttgttttgaacatgacagtgtattaaaaattttaataatacatgtttgttgtaatgtcattttattatatatttcagatTGAATGTGTCAGTAGCAAAGGCTTGTATCACAAGAGCAGACCAAActtttatttgggatcccaagaccctttgtaaagtgtgtttaaatacaagtGTTTTTGCGAATTAAATATGTCATATGTCGTGACTTCTtctcatttgtgaataaaataccAACACCGAATCAGTTgctctttttttattcaaagtgaAACTACTCTCATTATTTACTTTCATCTTTGATATTACAGATATGCAAATTACTACATGGTCTATTATTTTAGCAGctaatttaacataaataaaattttaattgttATGGAAAGCTTGTAGAATAGAACTAATACATTTCATTGTGAATATACTGCAGGTGTGATCTTTCCATATAGTTTCATATCAACACTgtgttaaattttgttttttgtcaatgaaatgcatcattttgTGGGAAAAAAGATTGAGAATGTTTCctaataatatgaaaaaaataacacttaactTTAGGATTTAATAAAGTctctataaaaatatttaccaaCTGAGCAAGCAATTAAGAAATGACAGAACAATCACAGTGGTATGTATATATGTCTGACTATCCACATAACAATAATATTCCTCATACTCCTCATACAATTGTCTTCTCcatatagcctaaatatttttaaataaaacctgCATTAGTAACTTTTAGTCTTGTAGCTGATCAATTTAACCACTTGTAATtcaattttaacattataattgttgtggaaagcgcattaaaataaaaccttGTGAAAGTGCTGCAGGGAAGCTAATATCACTGTCTCATGTTTCTATTCATAGAGAGCATTGTGTGTTTTGTAGAAAAAGGATAAAGAAGGTTTACATTAATTCAtgcaagtcaaaaacaaaacgGAACATAAATCTAACtctcaatgtgttttaaaaataataatgtctggTTAAAGTTATGCAGGCTATCTGAGAAAGCAATAGGGAATGACACAATCACAACTGAAACTTGTATTATGCAACCACAGATACATTTATACAAGTTATCTTCTCAAACGAactaaaatcaaatcaaaacagttgtagcctactaaaacaaacaaactcgaTGTTGGCTCATTCCCTAACGATAGACCACCAGTGGCCGTAATCACTACTTAAGTATATCTCACGACACAATGTAACCTACAAACTACTGAGCAAACATaagttattaataaaaaagaatcaTAAATTAATTAGACACAGAAACACAATCACGTTACAGAAAACAGTTCTGTGATCCAAGGACAGTCTACTAACATTTTCAGTGGCGCTTTAACT from Megalobrama amblycephala isolate DHTTF-2021 linkage group LG7, ASM1881202v1, whole genome shotgun sequence harbors:
- the LOC125273148 gene encoding gastrula zinc finger protein XlCGF8.2DB-like, with protein sequence MIEEEEESEELSEVEEEHHDKPGEKPLSRSKTKKTFLKKRRTKKSFTCTQCGKSFTTKQNLENHMRVHTGERPFTCDQCGTCFKQKIHLNQHMKIHTGEKPFKCDQCGKGFTKSSSLKGHMRIHTGEKPFMCEWCDKRFSLKHYLQIHMRIHTGEKPFACDQCGKSFSQSTQLKSHMKIHTGEKLFTCDQCEKSFSQSTHLKTHMRVHTGVKPFACDQCSKTFLHSSNLKKHLTVHTKEKPHSCSVCGKSFSRLSHLYSHEKIHTGVRDYMCFECEKTFTTGCNLKQHQRIHTGEKPYKCSHCDERFSFSASLKRHERIHTGEKPHTCDQCGKTFTVKSDLKRHTKIHSAEKPHYHSLKSQPDGREQERKNRRENICPLPSE